A segment of the Chitinivibrionales bacterium genome:
GAGCTTGAGCGCATCGGTGATCTGGATCTCTTCGTTGATTCCCGGGGGTGTCGATTCAAGGTAGGTGAAAATGTCGGGCGAAAGTACGTATCTGCTGGCGACCACCATATTTGAGGGGGCGTCTTCGGGCTTGGGTTTTTCTACAAAATTGTTGATCAGATACACCCGGTCATCGATACACTTGCCGTCGATGACACCATATCTGCTTACCCGCTCCCGGGGAACTTCTTCCACAGCAATGACACTCTCGTGATAGCGGTCGTAGATAGTCATTAACTGTTTAATCGCCGGTGTTGTTTGGGTTTCGATAACCGTATCGCCCAAGAGCACGGCAAAGGGGTTATTGCCGACGTGGCATTTTGCATGGGCGATGGCATCACCAAGCCCTTTCAATTCCTTCTGCCATACAAAATGAATATTTGCCAGATCGGTTATTCGACGGACTGCATCGAGTTCGGCCTGCTTTCCCTTTTCACTCAGGACATTTTCCAGCTCGAAATTGCGGTCGAAATGCTCCTCGATCGCCCG
Coding sequences within it:
- the galU gene encoding UTP--glucose-1-phosphate uridylyltransferase GalU, with the protein product MSKSAVTKAIIPAAGLGTRFLPATKSQPKEMLPIVDTPTIQYVVEEAVASGITDILMIIGKGKRAIEEHFDRNFELENVLSEKGKQAELDAVRRITDLANIHFVWQKELKGLGDAIAHAKCHVGNNPFAVLLGDTVIETQTTPAIKQLMTIYDRYHESVIAVEEVPRERVSRYGVIDGKCIDDRVYLINNFVEKPKPEDAPSNMVVASRYVLSPDIFTYLESTPPGINEEIQITDALKLMLNDRAIYGKHLEGKRYDIGNKAEFIKASVLFGLKRDDMGDELRRWIKELANEC